A window of the Zeugodacus cucurbitae isolate PBARC_wt_2022May chromosome 2, idZeuCucr1.2, whole genome shotgun sequence genome harbors these coding sequences:
- the LOC105218245 gene encoding globin CTT-VIIB-7: MGFSAEEIADIQKSWEVPKANLTDSGAAILVHYVTKYPENLAHFPFKDVPIADLNQNERFRSHVTKIMKVFDNSVNALGDEAKIAQIWEDLAKSHVKRQIPEKSYLELKDSILTVLSEAAKLTDAQKAAWNKMLDHVYAILFKKMSELGA, from the exons ATGGGTTTCTCTGCTGAAGAAATTGCTGATATCCAAAAGAGCTGGGAAGTACCAAAAGCCAACCTGACTGATTCTGGCGCTGCCATACTTGTGCATTATGTCACCAAGTATCCCGAGAATCTGGCGCATTTTCCATTCAAAGATGTACCAATCGCTGATTTGAAC cAAAATGAGCGCTTCCGTTCGCATGTAACGAAGATAATGAAAGTCTTTGACAACTCCGTCAATGCGCTCGGTGATGAAGCAAAGATCGCACAAATCTGGGAAGATTTAGCCAAGTCTCATGTTAAACGTCAGATACCGGAGAAATCGTATTTGGAGTTGAAGGATTCAATTTTGACGGTACTCAGTGAAGCGGCGAAATTGACTGACGCACAAAAGGCGGCTTGGAACAAAATGTTGGATCATGTATATGCGATTTTGTTCAAGAAAATGTCCGAATTGGGTGCTTAA
- the LOC105218244 gene encoding cytoglobin-1, whose product MSLNAEDIAEIKKTWAIPVATPTDSGAAILIRFFTKYPSNLEKFPFRDVPIAELNNSARFRAHCGRIIKTFDQSISQLEEEGGLQKIQEIWEDIAKSHVQRHHIAKASYFELREAIVEVLSEACNLNERQAQAWNKLLDIVYDIIFKKYDDLGAQ is encoded by the exons ATGTCATTGAACGCTGAGGATATTGCTGAAATCAAGAAGACCTGGGCCATTCCAGTTGCTACACCAACTGATTCCGGTGCGGCGATTTTGATCAGATTCTTCACAAAATATCCGTCCAATTTGGAGAAATTCCCATTCCGTGATGTGCCAATTGCGGAATTGAAT AACAGCGCACGCTTCCGTGCTCACTGTGGTCGCATTATCAAGACCTTCGATCAGTCAATCAGCCAGCTGGAGGAAGAAGGTGGTCTGCAAAAGATTCAAGAAATCTGGGAGGATATTGCCAAATCGCATGTGCAACGCCATCACATTGCCAAGGCTTCATACTTT gAACTGCGCGAAGCCATTGTGGAGGTGCTGAGCGAAGCGTGTAATTTGAATGAGCGCCAAGCGCAAGCCTGGAACAAATTGCTTGACATCGTCTACGATATTATCTTCAAGAAATACGACGACTTGGGCGCCCAATAA